In a single window of the Rhodamnia argentea isolate NSW1041297 chromosome 2, ASM2092103v1, whole genome shotgun sequence genome:
- the LOC115739592 gene encoding endo-1,4-beta-xylanase 1: MSAGDEDVILNPRFEDGLNNWAGRGCKIALRDSIDGRIVPQSGKYFATTIGRTQSWNGIQQEVTGRVQRKRAYEVDALVRIYGKNATTSTVQVTLYVQLPDLREQYISIANVQATDKDWVQLRGKFLMNNSPSKIIIYFEGPPAGIEILLNYCVVKHAAKPPPSPPPIIEDPEFGVNIIANSNLDDGTNGWFPLGNCKLSVQTGSPHVLPPMARGSLGPHEPLSGRYILVTGRTQTWMGPAQIITDKLKLYLTYQVSAWVSVGAGAFGPQIVNVALSVDGQWVNGGQVEASDAEWHEIGGSFRLEKQPSRVMVYIQGPYQGVNLMVAGLQIFPVDRCARFRCLDVQIDMIRKRDVILKFTASELSGLLGAIVLVKQRDNSFPIGSCISRTNLDNEDFVDFFVKHFNWAVFGNELKWYWTEPRQGNFNYRDADEMLAFCDKNGKQTRGHCIFWEVEGLVQPWVRALNQNDLMKAVENRLTGLLTRYKGRFKHYDVNNEMLHGSFYQDKLGKGIRASMFTTAHQLDPSAQLFVNDYHVEDGGDAKSSPEKYAQHVIDLQKQGAPVGGIGIQGHIDSPVGSIVCSALDKLATVGLPIWFTELDVSSNNEYVRADDLEVMLREAFAHPAVEGVMLWGFWELFMSRENAHLVDAEGEVNEAGKRLLDLKKEWLSRAHGLVEEECEFRFRGFHGTYDVEIITACKKVCKTIVVDEGDGPLEVSIDL; the protein is encoded by the exons aTGAGCGCCGGGGATGAGGACGTCATCTTGAATCCCAGATTCGAGGATGGGTTGAACAATTGGGCCGGACGAGGCTGTAAGATTGCCTTGCGCGATTCGATCGATGGGAGGATCGTGCCGCAGTCTGGGAAGTACTTCGCCACCACGATTGGCCGAACTCAGAGCTGGAACGGGATTCAGCAGGAGGTTACTGGAAGAGTGCAAAGGAAGCGCGCCTACGAAGTCGATGCCTTGGTCAGGATTTACGGCAAAAACGCCACCACTAGTACTGTGCAGGTCACTCTTTATGTACAATTGCCGGATCTCCGCGAGCAGTACATAAGCATAGCGAA TGTGCAGGCAACAGACAAGGATTGGGTGCAATTGCGGGGAAAATTCCTTATGAATAATTCGCCTTCCAAAATAATCATCTATTTCGAAGGTCCACCCGCCGGCATTGAGATTCTCCTGAATTATTGCGTTGTAAAGCACGCGGCGAAACCCCCTCCTTCTCCTCCGCCCATCATTGAG GATCCGGAGTTCGGAGTAAACATCATAGCAAACAGCAATCTAGATGATGGGACTAATGGGTGGTTCCCACTTGGCAACTGCAAATTAAGTGTTCAAACCGGCTCGCCTCATGTCCTCCCTCCAATGGCGAGAGGTTCCCTGGGGCCTCACGAGCCACTGAGCGGTCGCTACATCCTCGTGACCGGTCGGACGCAGACTTGGATGGGCCCTGCCCAGATAATCACGGACAAGCTCAAGCTCTACTTGACATACCAAGTATCTGCGTGGGTTTCTGTTGGCGCCGGTGCTTTCGGCCCTCAGATTGTGAATGTAGCTCTCAGTGTCGATGGCCAGTGGGTGAACGGGGGACAAGTCGAGGCCAGTGATGCCGAATGGCATGAGATAGGCGGGTCGTTCAGGCTCGAGAAGCAACCGTCCAGGGTCATGGTTTACATCCAAGGCCCCTATCAGGGCGTTAACTTGATGGTCGCGGGGCTCCAGATATTTCCAGTCGATCGATGTGCGAGATTTAGATGCTTGGACGTGCAAATCGATATG ATTCGCAAGCGTGACGTGATCCTAAAGTTCACGGCCTCAGAACTGAGCGGCTTGCTCGGCGCCATCGTGTTGGTCAAGCAGAGAGACAACAGTTTCCCCATCGGATCCTGCATAAGCAGGACGAACTTGGACAACGAGGATTTCGTTGACTTCTTCGTGAAGCACTTCAACTGGGCTGTGTTTGGGAACGAGCTCAAGTGGTACTGGACCGAGCCGCGGCAAGGGAACTTCAACTACCGTGACGCCGACGAAATGCTGGCCTTCTGTGACAAGAATGGGAAGCAGACCCGGGGACACTGCATCTTCTGGGAAGTGGAAGGCCTTGTCCAGCCATGGGTCCGGGCCCTGAACCAGAATGATCTGATGAAGGCGGTCGAGAACCGCCTGACGGGGCTCTTGACGCGTTACAAGGGAAGGTTCAAGCACTATGATGTGAACAACGAGATGCTGCACGGATCGTTCTATCAGGACAAGCTCGGTAAGGGCATCCGGGCATCCATGTTTACTACAGCACACCAGCTTGACCCGTCGGCTCAGCTATTCGTCAATGACTATCACGTGGAGGACGGCGGGGATGCCAAGTCGTCGCCTGAGAAGTACGCGCAGCACGTGATCGATTTACAGAAGCAAGGCGCGCCGGTCGGGGGAATAGGAATCCAAGGACACATAGATAGTCCTGTTGGGTCCATTGTCTGTTCTGCACTGGACAAGCTAGCCACGGTTGGACTGCCTATTTGGTTCACCGAGCTCGATGTGTCATCAAACAACGAGTATGTTAGGGCGGACGATCTAGAGGTCATGCTTCGAGAAGCCTTCGCGCACCCTGCGGTGGAGGGCGTGATGTTGTGGGGCTTCTGGGAGCTGTTCATGAGCCGAGAGAACGCGCATTTGGTCGACGCAGAAGGGGAAGTGAACGAGGCCGGCAAGAGGCTGCTCGACCTCAAGAAGGAGTGGCTGTCTCGAGCTCACGGGCTGGTCGAAGAGGAGTGCGAGTTTAGGTTCCGGGGATTCCACGGGACGTACGATGTCGAGATCATCACGGCATGCAAGAAGGTTTGCAAGACGATTGTCGTGGACGAGGGTGACGGGCCGTTGGAGGTGTCCATTGATTTGTGA
- the LOC115739594 gene encoding putative lipase ROG1, whose product MATPESEVEAKCEASDGAGNGGSEAVASIDVGDQTVDATGKPKPKPKTRKQQKKKNKRTKSKSYYLPRFACMRSEPGEDGGFDMEVEVPGERPRPAHLIVTVNGLIGSARDWRFAAKQFVKQYPEKVVVHCSRSNPCRLTFDGVDVMGQRLAEEVKSVVKDQPTVQKISFIGHSLGGLVARYAVAKLYGSGPASEPTKVNGECGSEEPANHHLEDKNTDKICGLEPVNFITSATPHLGSRGHKQVPMFCGFNSLERLAIHSSGFLGRTGRHLFLTDNDDGKPPLLLQMVNDSENIKFISALKSFKRRVAYANAQCDHLVGWSTSSLRQRSNLPKREHLSAIEKKYPHIIKVEGAKTTSSEQEDSSEHKNDRRKTAELEETMLRRLTTLSWERVDVSFSGSKQQIFAHNTIQVKNQCINSDGEDVIQHMIDNFIV is encoded by the exons ATGGCGACTCCGGAATCGGAGGTCGAGGCCAAGTGTGAGGCCTCAGACGGAGCAGGAAATGGGGGATCCGAGGCCGTCGCGTCCATTGACGTCGGAGACCAGACGGTCGACGCGACGGGGAAGCCGAAGCCGAAGCCGAAGACTCGgaagcagcagaagaagaagaataagaggaCGAAGAGCAAATCCTACTACTTGCCCAGATTCGCTTGCATGAGATCGGAGCCGGGCGAGGATGGCGGCTTCGACATGGAGGTCGAGGTCCCCGGAGAGCGTCCCCGTCCTGCTCACCTGATCGTCACGGTTAACGGCCTCATTGGCAG TGCTCGGGACTGGAGATTTGCTGCCAAGCAGTTTGTGAAGCAGTATCCAGAGAAAGTTGTCGTGCACT GCAGCCGGTCTAACCCTTGCAGGTTGACTTTTGATGGTGTTGATGTTATGGGGCAGAGATTAGCAGAAGAG GTTAAGTCAGTTGTAAAGGATCAACCCACCGTTCAGAAAATTTCATTCATTGGTCATTCACTAGGTGGTCTGGTAGCAAGGTATGCAGTTGCAAAGCTCTATGGAAGTGGTCCAGCCAGTGAACCTACTAAAGTAAATGGAGAATGTGGGAGTGAAGAACCTGCAAATCATCACCTAGAAGATAAAAATACAGATAAAATTTGCGGACTGGAACCTGTGAATTTTATAACTTCAGCAACACCTCATTTAGGTTCAAGAGGTCACAAGCAG gttcCAATGTTTTGTGGCTTTAACTCCTTGGAAAGGCTTGCTATCCATTCATCAGGGTTCTTAGGCAGGACTGGTAGACATTTGTTTTTGACAGACAATGATGACGGCaaacctcctcttcttcttcaaatggtCAATGACAGTGAAAACATTAAATTTAT CTCTGCTTTGAAGTCCTTCAAGCGTAGGGTTGCTTATGCAAATGCACAATGTGACC ACCTAGTTGGATGGAGTACATCATCGCTTAGGCAACGGAGCAATCTTCCTAAG CGTGAACATCTATcagcaattgaaaaaaaatacccACATATTATAAAAGTGGAAGGAGCAAAAACAACCTCTTCCGAGCAAGAAGACTCTTCAGAACATAAAAATGATAGGAGAAAAACTGCTGAATTGGAAG AGACAATGCTGAGAAGATTGACCACATTGAGCTGGGAACGTGTAGACGTAAGCTTCAGCGGAAGTAAACAGCAAATTTTTGCTCACAATACCATTCAG GTAAAAAATCAGTGCATCAATTCAGACGGTGAAGACGTGATCCAGCACATGATTGACAATTTTATTGTGTGA
- the LOC115739596 gene encoding ergosterol biosynthetic protein 28 — MKPLGCWLVLVGSLRLASVWFGFFDIWALRLAVFSNTTMTEVHGRTFGVWTLLTCTLCFLCASNLDNKPLYLVTFLSFIYAFGHFLTEYLIYQTMAITNLTTVGIFAGTSIVWMLLQWNSHQRVPIKQS, encoded by the exons atgaagccgcTGGGGTGCTGGCTGGTGCTGGTGGGTTCCCTCCGATTGGCCTCCGTCTGGTTCGGCTTCTTCGACATCTGGGCTCTCCGTCTCGCCGTCTTCTCCAACACCACAa TGACTGAAGTTCATGGAAGGACATTTGGAGTTTGGACCCTCTTGACATGCACTCTCTGCTTTCTTTGCGCATCCAACCTTGACAATAAACCCTTATACTTGGTTACCTTCTTGTCATTCATCTATGCATTTGGTCACTTCTTGACTGAATACCTCATATATCAAACAATGGCTATCACAAACCTGACAACAGTTGGCATCTTTGCAG GTACATCCATAGTATGGATGCTGTTGCAGTGGAATTCTCATCAAAGGGTTCCTATTAAGCAGTCTTGA
- the LOC115739630 gene encoding homeobox-leucine zipper protein HAT22-like: MDSDRPFDTSLNLGLGFYGDPGDHEIKIKKPLVKLSDNWVACLTIGLPGAEVRGPGFSSGEEAGTTVASGPASSFSNSSSVKREKMEQGEEDAVDIVVISPRATPDVEDDDEFSPRKKLRLSKAQSSILEESFKVHTTLNTKQKHDLANQLNLRPRQVEVWFQNRRARTKLKQTEVECEMLKKCCETLKEENRRLRKELQELKSMKPAASVYRQIPAAALPLCPSCERIGHPDFPFSNESRLWPNRPAHPSAAC; the protein is encoded by the exons ATGGATTCTGATCGCCCCTTCGACACGAGTCTCAATCTTGGTTTAGGCTTCTATGGGGATCCCGGAGATCAcgagatcaagatcaagaagcCGCTCGTGAAGCTTAGTGATAACTGGGTCGCGTGCCTCACGATAGGGTTACCCGGCGCAGAGGTGCGAGGGCCAGGATTCTCAAGCGGAGAAGAAGCCGGGACGACGGTGGCAAGCGGGCCAGCGTCCTCGTTCTCGAACTCGAGCAgcgtgaagagagagaagatggagcAAGGAGAAGAGGACGCGGTTGACATAGTGGTGATCTCGCCAAGGGCGACTCCCGATGTCGAAGATGACGATGAGTTCAGCCCCAGGAAGAAACTCAGGCTTTCTAAAGCACAAAGTTCTATTTTGGAAGAGAGCTTCAAAGTGCACACAACCCTCAACAct AAACAAAAGCACGATTTGGCAAACCAGTTGAATCTCCGCCCGCGGCAAGTGGAGGTGTGGTTCCAGAATAGGAGAGCCAG gactaaattgaaacaaaCTGAAGTAGAGTGCGAGATGCTGAAGAAATGCTGCGAAACCCTAAAAGAGGAGAACAGGAGGCTGAGAAAGGAGTTGCAAGAGCTCAAGTCGATGAAGCCGGCCGCGTCGGTTTATAGGCAGATCCCCGCGGCCGCTCTCCCTCTGTGCCCTTCTTGCGAAAGGATCGGCCATCCAGATTTCCCTTTCTCTAATGAATCTCGACTTTGGCCGAACCGGCCGGCTCATCCATCGGCCGCTTGTTAG